A window of the Pedobacter frigiditerrae genome harbors these coding sequences:
- a CDS encoding SDR family NAD(P)-dependent oxidoreductase — translation MSKTIIITGASRGFGKIWAKALLKRGDKVAATARNIAHLNDLVEEFGDAVFPIQLDVNDRSACFAAVNQAKAHFGHIDGLINNAGFGLFGAIEETTEEQARAQMETNFFGVLWVTQAILPIFRAQQSGHIIQVSSFLGLVTLPVLGLYNASKYAVNGLSETLAAEVAGFGIKVSLIEPNGFSTDWSGASAFQTEPNEVYAPIKKAFAEGATPDSWGNPEATTPAVLALIDSENPPLHFLLGKIAYPGVKQVYADRLAQFEEWKEVSANAHGH, via the coding sequence AAATTTGGGCAAAAGCCCTATTAAAACGCGGCGATAAAGTTGCCGCAACAGCTAGAAATATAGCTCACTTAAATGACCTCGTTGAAGAGTTTGGAGATGCCGTTTTTCCTATTCAACTAGATGTTAATGATAGATCAGCTTGTTTCGCAGCAGTAAATCAAGCAAAAGCACATTTTGGTCATATCGATGGATTAATTAATAATGCAGGTTTTGGTTTATTTGGTGCCATAGAAGAAACAACAGAGGAACAAGCAAGGGCACAAATGGAAACCAATTTCTTTGGTGTACTTTGGGTTACACAAGCCATTCTCCCAATATTTAGGGCACAACAAAGCGGACACATTATACAAGTTTCAAGTTTCTTGGGTTTGGTAACTTTACCTGTTTTAGGACTTTATAATGCATCAAAATATGCGGTGAACGGATTGAGCGAAACTTTAGCTGCCGAAGTTGCAGGATTTGGTATAAAAGTTAGTTTAATAGAGCCTAATGGCTTTTCTACAGATTGGTCTGGCGCTTCTGCTTTTCAAACTGAACCTAATGAAGTATATGCACCAATTAAAAAAGCTTTTGCAGAAGGAGCAACGCCAGATTCTTGGGGTAATCCTGAAGCAACAACACCTGCTGTTTTGGCTTTAATTGATAGCGAAAACCCTCCTTTACACTTTTTATTAGGCAAAATAGCTTATCCTGGTGTTAAGCAGGTTTATGCAGATCGATTGGCACAATTTGAAGAGTGGAAAGAAGTTTCGGCAAATGCTCACGGTCACTAA
- a CDS encoding helix-turn-helix domain-containing protein, with protein sequence MKHYKSLAELHQENGFPAPENPLFSIFQCNHACSMIEREFTSDFYMIGVKKLISGVIKYGRTIYDHESGSMMFVKPRQIIEMKELHLEEDGFLIFVHEDFLNGHILHDEIRKYHYFDYETNEALHLSPNEEKTIWELYRKIENEYNNNQDEYSREIMLANLDTMLKYAQRFYKRQFINRFEISSKTVTKFIKELDHYMASGLLDSKGLPSVHYMADKLNISPGYLSDTLKQESGKTALEHIHIYLIAEAKNRLIGETQSVSEIAYALGFENLSYFSRLFKREVGVSPIGFKKQVLN encoded by the coding sequence ATGAAACATTATAAAAGCTTGGCAGAATTACATCAGGAAAATGGATTTCCTGCGCCAGAAAATCCCTTGTTCAGTATTTTCCAATGCAATCATGCATGCTCAATGATAGAAAGAGAATTTACAAGCGATTTCTATATGATAGGAGTTAAAAAATTGATTTCAGGTGTAATTAAATACGGACGTACCATATATGATCATGAAAGTGGTTCGATGATGTTCGTAAAACCAAGACAGATTATAGAAATGAAAGAACTTCATTTAGAAGAAGATGGGTTCCTGATTTTTGTTCATGAAGATTTTTTAAATGGACATATTCTTCATGATGAAATTAGAAAGTATCATTATTTCGATTATGAAACCAATGAAGCGTTACATCTATCGCCAAATGAAGAGAAAACCATTTGGGAGTTGTACCGCAAGATTGAAAATGAGTACAATAATAATCAAGATGAGTACAGTAGGGAAATTATGCTGGCAAATTTAGATACGATGCTTAAATATGCCCAACGTTTTTATAAAAGACAATTCATTAATCGATTTGAGATTTCAAGCAAAACAGTAACGAAGTTCATCAAAGAATTAGATCATTACATGGCAAGTGGCTTGTTAGATAGTAAAGGTTTACCCTCTGTTCATTACATGGCAGATAAATTGAATATCTCACCAGGTTATTTATCAGACACCTTAAAGCAAGAAAGTGGTAAAACTGCTTTGGAGCATATTCATATCTATTTAATAGCAGAGGCAAAAAATAGATTGATTGGAGAAACACAATCAGTTTCTGAAATTGCTTACGCCTTAGGCTTCGAGAATTTATCTTATTTCTCGAGATTATTTAAAAGAGAAGTTGGCGTCAGTCCCATTGGCTTTAAAAAACAAGTTTTAAATTAA